The Triticum aestivum cultivar Chinese Spring chromosome 6D, IWGSC CS RefSeq v2.1, whole genome shotgun sequence genomic sequence AACGCCCCTAGAAAATAGCAagacatttttgtatagtgtaggtttattgtTAGTTAATGCATTTGGTTTCATCGGTTTGCTTGTAGGCAGAAAGCATAGTAGGAGGCCAACGAGCCAAATCATGCAAACCGGCGAAGAGGCGTAATGGGCCATAATTGGGCTGGCCCATAACTGGCTGTTGATATTTCGAATGCAACTCAAACAAATATGGGTCCTAATGGGCCTATAGCACACTGAAAATAACTAGATGAAAATCAATGAAGGCCCCAAAATAACTGGCCATAACCATCGTGGGTCATAATGTGGGCCCATAGTAACAATGTGTCGTTAACAGACCGAAGTAAACTGTAGGACTTATTTGGCCCATACAGGccacgggtcgttaacaggccactcgggccttaatgggccataagaTACCCAGCGCTTTTAGTAGGCAAAGAGGAAGCTTGGGCTTGAAATGTGCCAGAGGGCCCACAGGCCATTAGCACGCCGAACCCTACCTTAGGCCAGTCCTTAGTCCAGAGACAACCCCTTTACATGTTGGGTTGTTAACAGTCTGAATGCTAGCTCGGGCCATAAATGCACCGACGTACTACACAAGCCTTTAACAAGCCGAAAGTAAGGGTGGGCCGGAATTGTGACCTAGAGAATATGGGTCATTAATAGGCTGAATGTCATGTCAGGCAAATGACCCAAGTGTACCGTCAACTATTAACATGTCGAAAGTTACACAGGCCAGGAAATGACCCAACTCTTTAACGGATCGGTAAAAGGCTGAAAGATAGACTTGACAAAAAATGGCCCAATTCCAGCAGTGGCCGCTAAGAGGACGAAAACACACTCGGCCGTAATTGGCCCCATATACATAGCGGACTGATAATGGGCCAAAAGTACCGATGGGCCGCAATGTTGTTCAATGGACAACGGGCCAGCGATGGATCAAATTGATACCCTCCTTATGGGTCGTGGTTGTAAATGGGCCATGTGCAAGTAGGTCGTtattgggccggcctttttaacctaaatgggccactATTAGACCTTGCCATGTGTTGAAGTTTCATAGGCGcgtctcgtccattggatggatggCATCTGTCGCAGTGCAGAGCTCTCACGTGGTTCCATTGGCGAATGAGAAATTGACACATGGAAAATCGTCATAGTCggatatcggatccaaaaccggtaCCTGATAGCTTAACAGTGACCCGTTATAGTCGCtaccacatgtcggttacccttgatgaaattatttccattatGCACAATTTATCATTGCAGAagtgaacacttccatgatgataaatggattattgtcatgaaacacttctatgacaatacaGGTAAGACCATCTTGCTTTGGTCCTAAAATtgtcacggatgtacatgcatgacagaaaacgtgacctactgtgacaaacacgtatcatcaaggaagtgtttGTATGTAGTGTCTGGACGGCGAAACGTTGTTGGATCACCGGTGTCGTACGCAtgcaatccatagatggatcgtgcGTCCAATTCTTATTCGAGTGAACTGTTAGTGGGACGGTTCGAGGGACTTCAAGATGATTTTCACCAACTCTTTTTCACTGCAACTCGTTGTTGGTAAGATCAGATCTAAACTTGTATGCATAGTCTTCACAGTGATCCTGGGAACTTGATCCGTaggccgatttttttgttttctaatataTTTCCAACACAAGTAAGAAAATGTTTGTATTTATGTTGTTGGCACTAGGGATAAAAAGATGGTTGCGTAGTTGTCCTTTGAACACAGGGTGAAGATGATATATTATCTActtcatgtcatcgttcttattacaatACTCAGTTTTACTTAATACTTTAAAATGCATGTTGAATAGCGGTCTTGGATGGAGCACTAGCTATAGATGTGGTTAGATAATAATCCATAGATTCGCGGATGTGATACTAATATGTTAACTTTGCCATGAATAGGTATTACTTATAAATATTACAATTAATCACTATTCAACTGTGATTTATTACCACACAATTACTTATCCTTTTGAGAGAGACAGCTAGTGAACCTATGGACCCGATTCATTTTTTCCATAATAAAACTTCCAATATCTATAAAACTTGAAAGAAGTCCATATTTGACCCTTAAATGTGGCCAGAGGGACAAATAAGCCCCTAAACTCCAATTTGGTAtgattttgaccccaaaatctttAAAACCGGGTAAATCTCCCCCTTAGCTGGTTTTGGTTCGATTTAAGCTGGTTTTGGGACACTACTTTCTGACGTGGCGTGGCTTTATGGTGGGTAGCGAGAATTATGCCTAGCTGACATGGCGTGATTGGGTTGGGACAGTTGAATGCATCAAGCCCTCCTCTTTTTGTTCGgtttgcctcctctgcctcctctacCGTTTGTCACCGTCGAGGGCACAATCAACGCAGCCGACGCATCCCTTGATTGAGAGGAAGAAATCACGATCGGATGAAAGCCATGGATCTGGTACGTGATGCGAACCCGCTCCCCATCTCTTTGTATATATGTTTCGCCAATGATTATGGATTTTATGGCGCGTGAGAAAGAGGTTTGTTGGAGGGGGGATTTTACTTGGTTTGTCGgtgtccatctgctcggccgcagGCTACTCCCATGCTCCTCCTCACTGGCTGGCTCACTAGCACCATCTAGCTGTTGCTCTTGTGTTTGAACCTCAGGTGGCGAATTTTCGGTCGGCGGTGAGGTTTGTGGCTTCGGTGTTGGCTTTGGCTTTGTCACGATCGGTTTGCAAAATCTGTAATAAAGGTCAAGTTGGCGGCGTCCACCCCATCTCCGACCACCACCAGTCGGTCCCTGTCGTCTCGTTGTATCTCCACTCACTCACTCTCTGATCACCATCTTTTGCTGAAACAAGCAGATCATACTTGTTTCAGTAACATTTTTAGTAGAGAAACAATTTCAGTTACTAACAGAAATTTAGAAAAGGTAATGTATCATAGTGTATGTAGTCAACTTCATGTTTGCTCGCCATCATGAAAGATGGATAGTAGCATGTATCATAGTAAAGAAGACATGCCTTATAAGTTCTTCCAATTCACTTGCCCATCACCCGTCGTCGTTTACTGCTCGTTTACTTGATCGGGAGGATGAGAGTAGGTGAATCAGTTGGGTTTCACTGCATATTCACTGCAAAAGTATTATCTGTACTTCAATTGCATAATAGAAATTACATTCTTTGTACTGCAGAAACTTCATTTATGTGTTCAATAATATACGTAGTAGACAAGTCTTTGTACAACTAGTTTACTTCATCTCTCACAAGGCAGATGCTGCAAtgctaaaagaaaaaaaattaacagAAGTGTGGAAGGAGAAGGAAATATTGTACAATACCGATGATCTATTTTTTTTGCAGTACCAAAGCATTATCGAAAGCTGATGAAGTTTCCTGTTTTTCAGGTCATGAAGGGGATCCTTTGGATCATCTTGATCAGGTTCTCTCTCACCTTGGATGGGCAGCTGGAACAGAAACAACAACAAACTCACCTTAAACTGAATGGAGGCGAGCAATGTTGATGCGCCACGGCCGAGCGCAACCCCGAACAGCGGCGGATTTGAATGGTGGCGGCCGCTACAGTGGCGTGTGGTTTGGATCGCTAATGGAGCGGCGATGGTTCGTCTGGAAGGAGCGACCAACAGCGGCTCGCCTGGTCTGGTGCAGTGGCTCGTCTGGCGCAACCCTGATCGGCGACATATTTGAAAGGTGACAGCCGCTACGGCGGCATGTGGGGCTAATGGAGCGGTGGCGGCTCCATCTGGAAGGAGCGACCAACAGCCGCATCTGGTGCAGTAGCTCGTTTGGTCTGGTGCAAGCAACAACAAGCAGGGCAATGCCACGTCAAAAGTCATCGCCTACTCATCCTTTAAAACCAGCTAATTTCTCTAAAAACAGCAGCAAAACCTATTAGGAAATATTTACCTGGTTTTAAAGATTTTGGAGTCAAAATCATACCAAACTGGAGTTCAAGGGGTTATTTGTCCCTCAGGCCACATTTGAGGGTGAAATATGGACTTCTTTCATAAAACTTTCAACCAAATGGAGTGGGCCGGGCCCCACGTGCGTCCATTGGCCCATGAACGTGTACGAACTACAGACTTTAGGGCCGCAGGCGCATGAGAAGAGCGAAATATCGGGATCACCAGGTCACGGGCCTCTCTCCACGCCTGCATTCCAACACGGACGAGCCaacgagaggagggaggcgagatGACGGCGGGGCCTaagagcggcgggggcggcgcggcagCCGCGCGAGCGGCGGCCGCGGGGCCGAGGACGGTGCTCATCACGGGGGTCAGCCGGGGGCTGGGCCGAGCTTTAGCTCTGGAGCTCGCGCGCCGGGGGCACGCCGTCGTCGGCTGCGGCCGCTCGGTCGATCCCATCCGCTCCCTCGAGGCCGAGATGGGTTCCCCGTCTCGCCACTTTCTCACCGTCGCCGACGTCGTAATGCACTCTATTCCTCTTCCTATTGACCTCATGCTTACTGATTGTACTGTACCAGGGCGTGCCTGAATGATGTGATATGAGATACCTTTTTCATTTAATACAATAGGAAAATTTAGATAACAATTTTAGCTCGATCTGTCCATTCGTACAATAAACGAATTTGGATCATAAACGAATATGATATGAGTAGTTTTTTACTACCAGTGATCTATTGAGGCGGTGCAACTGCTAATCGGATCTTATCTGATATACATGAACACAATTTGATATAATGCAGAAATTAGAGGGTAGTAGAATAATTATACCTCCGTTTGGAGAGGCCATCTCGTTTGACAAAGTAGTGTCCGAGGTTGATGACGAATTGGAGTGGCGTAGTCGATCACAACACATCAACGTCCAGTGCACTCCTGATTGGATTTGGAGTAAATTTGGGAGGATACTGTTACCCTAAACGATACCACGATCAGATAGGTGCAGGAATGCCCTCCTTTATATATAGTGCTGTATATGACATGGGAACCATATTTTTAATTAGCCCCTCATTCACAGGCGCAAATTGCTACTGTTAATtttttttaatcccaaaattaACTAATGGGCCCACTTTAACTTATGGTAATTAACATTTTCACCATTCGATCACTTAATATTTCTAACATCTTTCTGCTATGTTACTTCAGCCAACCAATAAAGATTTTCGTGTGTTTTGTATCTTTAGCTTGATGTTTGATGTGATTTTGGGGGGTTGTCTTGAGTCTGGTAGCTACATGCTTGCTTTCATGAATCATGCTGGTTgaacaataatactttatgtgcTCTAGGATTTATTTTAGCTCCAAGTGTTTGCAATCTGTGCCGTGGAACATGGCTTTAAACTTACCTATTTGGACATGCTGATTAGGCTATTTTATCTTGTGGGTTAGGAGTTTGATAAGTTCTGCTGGTTTGGTGGTTGAAAAGAAATATACATGGAGAAATTGGTTTTTAGTCGCCAATTTTAGCTCAATCCCGTGATGCCTACATTGCTAGAGTGGGTGCAGAGTCTTGTTGCTATCCGGTACCTTGGCCAATCAATTGGGACTTAGTGCTTTTAGCTTAATGATACTTACTTTAGCTGCAAATGAATGCAACATGATGTGTACCCTAGGACATGGCTTGAAACTAATGACCTGTTTGGACATGCTGATTTTTTCGAGAAAATGCAAAGAGACTTCTGCGTTTCTTTTCATTGAAAAGGCAGAGTTCAAGTTACAGTCCTCCTGGGAGGTACAGGGAGTGAGAAATGCAGGAAATTAATGTACATCCCAGGTCTGGGGCAGAGTGTTGCGAAGCCCTGAAGCACCTGCTTTGGCCTTGAGCGCCGCCTCATCCTTAATCTTCTCAACAAGGCTGCTGACTGAAGGTTGGGCGCCCTCGAAGACACATTCTTTACAGTGTGTCCAGATCGGGCGCCCTTGAAGACACATTCGTTACGGTGTTTCCAGATCATCCATGGTGTGAGCAAGGCAATGGAGGCGAGGCCCTTGTGCATGGGATGAGGGGTGCGCTGTTTTGCAGCGTGCTACCAGTCCAGAAGGGAAGTATCATGGTCTGGCGGCGTGCAAGACATGCGGAGCCAGGGAAGCATCTGCTGCCAAACCTGTTTGGGAAACGGACAGCAGAGCAGCAGGTGGTGCATCATCTCGGTGCTCTGGCAGCAGAGGAGGTATGAAGTGTGGTGCTGAAGGCCGCAGCGTGCGAGGCGGTCAGCAGTCCAACACTGGTGCTGATCAGCGAGCCAGTGGAAGAAGCGCACCCGAGGGGGCGCCCCGTTCTTCCAAATGAACTTCCAGGAGGTGCCTGGAATGTGTGGTCTGGTAGCAGGATTTCGCAGAGAACCCTCGAATGTGGCCTGATGGCAGGATTTCGCAGAGTAAGATCTGCTCGCAGTCCACTTCCATAGGAGGCGATCGGGTTCCGTGGTCAGGATGGTTTGCCCAACGGCGTGCCAGAGCTGGATGTACTGGCCGATATCGTGAACACCCGGCGTGCCATGGATGTCGTGAGCCCAAGCGTTAGCCTGAAGCCCATCAGAGACGCTCCTCAGTTTCCGGCGGCGTTTCGAGATGCAGGCGTAAAGCTGCGGTGCGATCTGGCTGACTTGAGCGCCTGTCGATCCATCGGTCCTCTCAAAATAAGGTGGTACGTCCATCGCCCACGGCCATAGAGGTGGAGGCGAAGAACAGAGTACGCTCTTCAGCAGAGAACCGCAGGTCTAAGTTGCTCCATGCCTGGTTGCAGTCATTGCGGCTGAACCAGAGCCATCACCGACGAAGGGTCAGCCCGGTGCGCTCCAGGTCAGGGATGCCAAGGCCTCCCAGCTCAATTGGACGGCAAGTCCGGCGCCAATTAACATGGCAGTTGCCGCCATTGGCAGCCTCGCGCCCAGCCCACAGGAACCCCCTTCTCAGTCTTCTCGAGCTGCTTGATGGTTTTCTTTGGTGGTGCAAAGACCAGCATCGGGTGCATGGGGATCACACAGAGGACGGATTTGACCGCCGCAAGGCGTCCAGCCTTGTTCATGAGCCGTGCTTTCCACGACGGGAGCTGCCCTCACACCGTGTCCACAAGCGGCTGCAGCTGTGCGACAGTAGGGCGTCTCACCGTGAGGAGAATTCCCAGATAAGTGAGGGGGATGTCGACGATTGGGCACTCCAGGAGCTGTACAACAGGTGCGGCCTTGTCGGGGTCGCAGTGGAGGAGGGTGGCTGAGCTCTTGGTGAAGTTTACGTGGAGCCCGGAGGCATGGCCAAACAGCTGTAGGATCTCCCTCACCTTGATGATCTCAGCCGGTGAGGGGTGACAGAACAGCACGACATCGTCCGCGTAGAGCGAGATTGCCAGGATCGAGCGTCGCGGGTGCAGCTGCTGCAGGATACCAAGGTAGACGGCACACTTGATCAATCACCCGAGCACGTCAACGGCAAGGACGAAAAGTTGTGGGGACAGCGGATCGCCTTGCTGGAAGCCTCGGCGGTGCCAGATTGGGGGCCCAGGGTCACCATTGAGGAGGATCCGCGTGCTCGCAGAAGACAGCAGGATGGCTAGGAGGATGGCATGACAacaggtcatgctgattaggcTATTTTATCTTGTGAGTTAGGAGTTTGATAGGTTCCATTGATTTGGTGGCCGAGAAGAAAGATGCATGGAGGAAGTCAAACTGTGGTAGTCATAGTTGACAATGGGGCTGTTTGGCTCTTGGACTAACAATACGAGGCAATCCCAGTATTCTAATTCTGGTCATGGTTGCTAACTTTCTACTTCCATTTTTATACCATATGATAGTTGCTGGACATTTATTGATATTACAGAGGCTAATGAGCTCCTTTGTCTCGAAAGCATCAAGAATTCACATGTCATGTGAGCAGTCTTCTTGCTTTCGTTGAAGATTTCAGTGAAGGGAAAATTTAGCAGGGATATTGAACTTGTGATACTAAATATTAACTTAAGTTTGAATAATGCCCATGGCATTAATGTCAGTAGCACTACAATTTATGAAATATGAATGGTGCATTTaggtttgctatataagcaaagtGTAATGTATGTGGTCTATTTTTCTCACTTGCTTCCTATGTTGAAATAATTTCTATTCTTAAGTATTCTTCCTGTGCTTCTTTGTAGAGGTCTGACAGCAGCATGGGTGAACTGGCAAAGGCTGTTGTGGAAAGGAAGCAAATTCCTGATATCATAGGTTTGCTATACTTTCTGCTCTACAAATGTGCATTTTAAGCCATCTGGAACTATATGAAAATAATCACTTTTCTTTCTTAAAGTTGATTGTGAAATCACATATTTGTAATTCCATTCTAATATACATAAAATGTGATTTCTCCAGAAGTCTAACTATTGAGAGATTGCTGCAGTAAACAATGCTGGTACAATAAACAAGAATAACAAAACGTGGAATGTTCCAGCAGAAGAATTTGATACGGTGGTTGATACAAATATTAAAGGAACAGCAAATGTACTTCGCCATTTTGTACCACTTATGATACAGAAGAAACATGGGATGATAATCAATTTATCCTCTGGTTGGGGAAGGTCTGCTGCTGCAGAGGTAGGGCAAAATGAAAGGCTGTGCTGATACTGGTTATATTTGGTAACTGTGAGATCTTCATTACATACCAAATTGCGTAACGTTGTTTCAGGTTGCTCcatattgtgcttcaaagtgggCTATTGAAGGTTTAACACGCTCATTAGCAAAGGAGTTGCCTCCTGGATTGGCAGCAATTGCTCTTAGCCCTGGTGTTGTGAATACCGACATGCTTACTTCATGCTTTGGAAGTTCAGCTGCGTTATACCAATCTACTGAGCAATGGTAAATCTATGTAGAATTCTGTTTGGCCCCTTCCTCAACTGTACAAATGAGCATATGTATTTcattatttttttatataaatagtAAAATCCGAACAAACTAGAGAAGGAAGGTTACACTAGGGAAAGGAGTTCATGGAAGAAGGTTGCTTGGAGTTCATACCCTATAGGAGGCATGGAAAATAACATAATTAGCAACACATTAGCGTCTGCTGAGTAGTCTATTGGATCGATCTCCCATGCTATTTCTTGACTCATGCTGCTGTGTCCACATTCCAGCAGTACATCATCCAGAGTCATACTAATGTTTCAGAGGGTAAATGTATTTTGTTTAAGTAAAGTACACGTTCAACTCCTGAATATGCCATTGAGGCAAAGGACATACTGTTGAACAGATTGTTAAAAACAAACTGTTGAAGTATTGAATCTTTAGGAGTCTGCTATTATTTGCTTGATTTAGAGCTATGATATACAACTTGTGTTTTTCATATTGAAAGTATCGTGCTTCAGTTACAGCTTATAACCAGAAGTACTAATCATATTAACCAGACGATTTCTGCTGTTTGTCAGGGCACCCAAGGCAGCCACAATGATTCTAAGCCTTTCACTGGAAGATAATGGTGCCTCACTAACTGTATGATGCTGTAGCAATGTTGTATTAATCACAGATCGGTTCTCAAGTAATTATGACATTTAACTTGCAGCTGTTGAATATCAATTATGTTGTAGTAATAAGATAAAAAGGTTCATGTACTTGTGCTCGTTGGTTTGGCTAACCGTTGTTTGAAAATGAGCTGTGTATTCGCTGTTTGGAACATCTTTATCTGCTGGCTTTGCTTCCCGGACTGCTTCCCAAGAATTCAAAGCCCAAGCCAAACTAAGAAAATTATATCTAATTTCAACTGGCACTAGAAGAAGGGAGCGCCTATACCTCGCTTGTAGCGAGAGCTCACGCCTGTGGGCGTCAAACAGAGGAGCCTTCGCTGATGACCTGCCCAAATTGGCCGGCCACTCCGCCCGTGACtggtattctattttttttctttggttttctagTTGGGTTTTCACCCAAAGACCCGGCAGTTGTTTTTCAAGGAGGATATTTTAAAAACATACTAAACGTGGAAAAATATATTTTAGAATATTGTTTTTTTGGGAAGGAAAATTGTTCAACTGTATATTGCAAAACTATAAAAATTAAGAAATGAAGAAAAGAGGAAAGCCAAAAACTTCTTCTATActtttttatttaaaaagataGTAAGGTTTCATGTTACACTTTGCTTCCGCCCACCCCTTCATGCAACCATTCTCGTATGATAATTAATCACCTTAAAATTTACTTACCTTCTAAACCAATTGAAAGGATccatatagttgactagagggaggGGGGGGATGAGTGAATAGGCAACTATCAATTTTTATCAACAAATAGCTTGtccagatatgcaactaggtggacaaCTTATATGATGAGTTCAACAACAACGAACAAGCAAATGATAGAACACAATATTAttttgcacaaagtaaaggtaagagataatcACAAGTGAAGTCGATggggacgaggatgtgttactgaagttccttccctttagggggggggggggtacgtctccgttggagcagtgtggaggcacaatactccccaagaagccactagggccactgtattctcctcacgcccttgcacaatgcaagatgtcgtgattccactagtgatGCCCTTGAAGGCAGCGATCAAACCTTTACGAActaggttggggctctctccacaacatAATTGaaggctcccaacaccaccacaaagcttcaccacaatggattgtagcttcgaggtgacctcttccgtctagggtgcccaaacactcaagaataataagatccgcaagggattagtgaggggaatcaaatatctcttgatggaagtgtagatcgaggccctctcaagcaaaccctagagaatcaacaagatTTGATGGCTAGGGAGAAAGATCGGGCGAAAATAAGCTTTAGGGTGCAACAATGAAGAaaccccctatatatagtgggaaaGAATCCAACTATTATCTGCCCCCATTTCGCactcaagtggtactaccgctcgggggagCGGTACTACTACTTAGTGCGGTAGTTCCAGTAGTGGTGTGCAAGTGAGCGGATCACAGAAGCGGTAGTACTACTGGAGGTGTACTACCGTTCttaccagtggtactaccgctaagTATTGCAGATTACGGTGGAACAACGGTAGTGGAGGGGGTAGAGCGGCAGTACTGCATGAAGCGGTACTACTGCGTGCTACTACCGCCCAACTACCGCAAATGCGGCAGAGGGTTACAAAAGCGAAAAATAGGTGCTAGTACGAGCGGTGATAGAAACTGGAAGTATcgcatgagcggtagtaccgccctacaaCCATGGTACTACCGCTTAAATCTCCAGGGTTACAGCGAGAAGTGCGGTAGTGGGGTAGTAGTACGAGCCGTAGTAccgcatgagcggtactaccgctgaagaaGAAAGCATCACATAACCCCAAAACAAGCGGTAGAGGCCGCAATACTGGAATGCGGCAGTaccactgaagcagtactaccgctctcaagtgcggtactaccgcctgggTGCTTCTGCTAAGCCCAAGCAGAGAAGGAAAGGTCTCCAAGTTGTCGGAAGGAAAATTGGGTGCAAAGGGAATGCgcacgtgttgattccaccctatcctttccaaaacggaccccctcttaatagtacggttttCCTACGACTTAATTCCACTGAAAAAGAAACGCTGGAAGTAAACCGTCTTCACTCTAAATCACCGAGGGGAATAAATTGTCTCGTGCCATATGATTGAATATCttaaatgctcaatgcacatgattagtccacaAATTGCATTGTCATCAaacaccaaaacaactaagggagaaatatgccctaacaatctctccctttttggtggattgatgacaatactggATGTGCACAAAGATAACAAAGAATAATATGCAAACCC encodes the following:
- the LOC123144522 gene encoding NADPH-dependent pterin aldehyde reductase gives rise to the protein MTAGPKSGGGGAAAARAAAAGPRTVLITGVSRGLGRALALELARRGHAVVGCGRSVDPIRSLEAEMGSPSRHFLTVADVRSDSSMGELAKAVVERKQIPDIIVNNAGTINKNNKTWNVPAEEFDTVVDTNIKGTANVLRHFVPLMIQKKHGMIINLSSGWGRSAAAEVAPYCASKWAIEGLTRSLAKELPPGLAAIALSPGVVNTDMLTSCFGSSAALYQSTEQWAPKAATMILSLSLEDNGASLTV